From the Candidatus Bathyarchaeota archaeon genome, one window contains:
- a CDS encoding zinc-ribbon domain-containing protein: MVKKCSACGFDNRDDANFCASCGSSLAAPPTVKPVPSVRVVSPVAPPGPIRISPPGMCYYHSNLPAGYICARCGRAICRDCAKCYNGLVLCSQCYSLVAIPEYAPPPPTVCAVPAAVPTTVPMPAPAPAPAPAYVAAPPPVPTYPPARALWGFIISLIAGILIIINAAALISAGFYATLVGIFPWIAWFGAPPPWLLVVIGLILGIIVCIGALLMVLGYGTIGSVVVFPAAIISLVLGGGFVAGFVLGIVGGIMGMLGR, encoded by the coding sequence TTGGTTAAAAAATGTTCTGCATGCGGGTTTGACAATAGAGATGATGCAAATTTCTGCGCTAGCTGCGGTTCTTCATTAGCTGCTCCACCAACAGTTAAACCGGTTCCATCGGTTAGAGTCGTTTCTCCAGTTGCACCACCAGGGCCTATTCGCATTTCACCACCAGGAATGTGTTATTATCATTCTAATTTACCAGCTGGTTATATATGCGCTAGATGTGGAAGAGCGATATGCAGGGATTGTGCTAAATGCTATAATGGTTTAGTGCTTTGTTCTCAATGCTATTCGCTTGTAGCTATACCTGAATATGCTCCACCACCACCGACAGTTTGCGCTGTTCCCGCTGCTGTTCCCACTACTGTGCCAATGCCAGCGCCAGCACCAGCGCCAGCGCCAGCTTATGTTGCTGCACCTCCGCCAGTGCCAACTTATCCACCTGCTAGAGCCTTGTGGGGTTTTATAATATCGCTTATTGCAGGCATATTAATTATAATTAACGCTGCAGCTTTGATTTCAGCAGGTTTTTACGCTACTTTAGTTGGGATATTCCCGTGGATAGCTTGGTTTGGAGCGCCTCCGCCATGGCTTTTAGTGGTTATAGGGTTAATTCTAGGCATAATAGTTTGTATAGGCGCGTTGTTAATGGTGCTTGGCTATGGCACTATAGGAAGCGTAGTGGTGTTTCCAGCAGCTATAATTTCCTTGGTGCTTGGTGGAGGCTTTGTAGCGGGCTTCGTATTAGGTATAGTCGGCGGAATCATGGGAATGCTTGGCAGATAA
- a CDS encoding DUF4332 domain-containing protein, giving the protein MAKIEEIEGIGPAYAKKLAETGIKTTEDLLNVGGTKKGRKELAEKTGISEKLILEWVNLSDLFRIKGIGEEYSDLLEEAGVDTVIELSKRDPKNLHAKLLEVNKEKKLVRRPPTLKEVKSWIEQAKKIPRKVEY; this is encoded by the coding sequence ATGGCAAAAATAGAAGAAATTGAAGGGATTGGCCCTGCTTATGCAAAGAAGCTTGCTGAAACTGGAATTAAAACTACCGAGGATTTACTTAATGTAGGGGGAACAAAAAAAGGAAGAAAAGAACTTGCTGAGAAAACTGGAATCTCAGAAAAGCTAATTCTTGAGTGGGTAAACCTTTCAGACCTTTTCAGAATTAAGGGAATAGGCGAAGAGTATTCAGACTTGCTTGAAGAAGCTGGAGTAGATACGGTGATTGAGCTATCTAAAAGAGACCCAAAGAATCTTCACGCTAAGTTACTTGAGGTTAATAAAGAGAAGAAGCTTGTAAGAAGACCTCCCACACTAAAGGAAGTTAAAAGTTGGATTGAACAAGCAAAGAAGATCCCAAGAAAGGTAGAGTACTAA
- a CDS encoding DEAD/DEAH box helicase, with amino-acid sequence MKTIQEFLNLCLLKAGISTALSEIQKLAIPCILRGENALLIAPTGTGKTYAAVLPVFSLFLSAKMKKEAGGISILYVTPLRALNRDILRRVASIGEELGINVQVRHGDTPSKTRVLQAKSPPDMLITTPETLQAILPGKTMKKHLERVKWIIIDEIHELACDKRGAQLSIALERLSKITEFEPQRIGLSATVGDEEKIAKFLVGVDRKVKIIKSSKFKGLNVQIEYVTPSVEDEKEGEKLGLPASSIARVKRICGLVSKHNSVLIFTNTREHAEALGAQIKALNPSILIEVHHGSLSREVREEVESKFQAGEVKAIICTSSLELGIDVGTVDLVIQYMSPRQSVNLIQRVGRSGHSIEAEPKGVIIASGIDDILESIIISKFASEGKLEEIKIHENALDVLAHQIVGLTLDFKKINVNEAYKLVKKAYPYRNLSFEDFLEVIKQLEELKILIFKNDFIKSSFKRAFKYYYENLSMIPDVKHFSVFDFIRRKKIGVLDQEFVAKRCSPGVEFIMHGYAWRIIKIDEEKLSIDVEPVPPSFQAIPSWEGELIPVEFMVAIEAGKLRETLSHIKNGYPEFLTKKVNVEALNKIAEALKQSLSSYPLPTNKRMVIERFENAVIIHSCFGNLVNEAIAIALLAILNSKYNINIPFQVDPYRIGFVFPFKPNVKVIFEALKSLASDNILDIINVSLNDSELFMWRHWHVAKRFGALEKNANFNKSKAKMLVKVFYSTPINKEAKREVFLEKFDLKNAIQVLNDLSKGEIALEIIEDEGSCSLLAYPMLDKIVPHEILKPALPEKPLIEIVKNRIFSKIVKLTCIFNGDWVSVKTVQKIPEEVKCPKCGSTLIAVSNIEKDLEKIAKKKLSKHGLSEEEKKAWSEAWKTASLIQNYGRKAVIVLSAHGVGPATAIRILRKPLKTEEEFYSEIIKAEREYARTRMFWD; translated from the coding sequence ATGAAGACTATTCAAGAGTTTTTAAATTTATGCTTATTAAAAGCAGGTATATCGACTGCTCTTAGCGAAATTCAAAAGTTAGCTATTCCTTGTATTTTAAGAGGAGAGAACGCTCTTTTAATTGCGCCTACAGGAACTGGAAAAACTTATGCAGCAGTTTTACCAGTTTTTAGTCTTTTTCTTTCGGCTAAAATGAAGAAAGAAGCAGGTGGGATTTCGATTCTTTATGTGACGCCTTTAAGAGCTTTAAATAGGGATATTCTAAGACGAGTGGCTTCGATTGGTGAAGAGTTAGGAATAAATGTTCAAGTAAGGCATGGCGATACTCCAAGCAAAACTAGAGTTTTGCAAGCTAAATCACCTCCAGACATGTTGATAACAACTCCTGAAACTCTTCAAGCGATTCTTCCAGGTAAAACTATGAAGAAGCATTTAGAAAGAGTTAAGTGGATTATTATAGATGAGATACATGAGTTGGCTTGTGATAAAAGAGGAGCCCAACTTTCTATTGCTTTAGAACGATTATCTAAAATAACTGAGTTTGAACCACAAAGAATAGGTTTATCAGCTACTGTTGGCGATGAAGAAAAAATCGCTAAGTTCCTTGTAGGTGTAGATAGAAAGGTTAAGATTATTAAATCAAGCAAATTTAAAGGATTAAATGTTCAAATTGAATATGTCACGCCAAGTGTTGAAGATGAAAAAGAAGGCGAAAAACTTGGGTTACCAGCAAGCTCTATAGCGCGAGTGAAACGTATATGTGGATTAGTTTCTAAACATAATTCAGTTTTAATTTTTACAAACACTAGAGAGCATGCTGAAGCTTTAGGTGCTCAAATTAAAGCTTTAAACCCTTCTATTTTGATTGAAGTTCACCACGGTTCTCTTTCAAGAGAGGTTAGAGAAGAAGTTGAATCTAAATTTCAAGCTGGAGAAGTTAAAGCTATTATATGCACAAGCTCTCTTGAGCTTGGAATAGATGTTGGAACAGTTGATTTAGTTATTCAATATATGTCGCCTAGACAATCAGTGAATTTAATTCAAAGAGTTGGGAGAAGTGGGCATTCCATTGAAGCTGAACCGAAAGGCGTTATAATAGCAAGTGGAATTGATGATATCCTTGAGTCAATTATAATATCAAAATTTGCAAGTGAAGGAAAACTTGAAGAAATTAAAATTCATGAAAACGCTTTAGATGTTTTAGCACACCAAATAGTTGGTTTAACTTTAGATTTTAAAAAAATTAATGTTAATGAAGCTTATAAGCTTGTTAAGAAAGCTTATCCATATAGAAATTTAAGTTTTGAAGATTTTCTTGAGGTAATAAAGCAGCTTGAAGAATTAAAAATTTTAATTTTTAAAAACGATTTTATTAAATCTAGCTTTAAAAGAGCTTTTAAATATTATTATGAAAATTTATCTATGATTCCTGATGTAAAACATTTTTCTGTTTTCGATTTTATTCGTAGAAAGAAAATCGGTGTTTTAGATCAAGAGTTTGTAGCTAAACGTTGTTCTCCAGGCGTTGAATTTATAATGCATGGTTATGCATGGAGAATAATAAAAATTGATGAGGAAAAGCTTTCTATAGATGTTGAGCCTGTTCCACCTAGTTTTCAAGCGATTCCAAGTTGGGAAGGTGAATTAATACCTGTAGAATTTATGGTTGCAATTGAAGCTGGAAAGCTTAGAGAAACTTTAAGCCATATTAAAAATGGTTACCCAGAGTTTTTAACTAAAAAAGTGAATGTTGAAGCTTTAAATAAGATTGCTGAAGCGTTAAAGCAATCTTTAAGCAGTTATCCTCTTCCAACAAATAAAAGAATGGTTATAGAAAGGTTTGAGAACGCTGTAATAATTCATTCATGCTTCGGTAATTTAGTTAATGAAGCGATTGCTATAGCTTTGCTTGCAATTTTAAACTCTAAATATAACATAAATATTCCTTTTCAGGTTGACCCTTATAGAATAGGTTTTGTTTTCCCATTTAAACCTAATGTTAAAGTGATATTTGAGGCTTTAAAAAGCTTAGCTTCAGATAACATCCTTGATATAATAAACGTTTCTTTAAATGACTCTGAGCTTTTCATGTGGAGGCATTGGCATGTAGCTAAAAGATTTGGGGCTTTAGAGAAAAACGCTAATTTTAATAAAAGCAAAGCTAAAATGCTGGTGAAAGTTTTCTATTCGACACCAATAAATAAAGAAGCGAAGAGAGAAGTTTTTTTAGAGAAGTTTGATTTAAAAAATGCGATTCAAGTTTTAAACGATTTATCTAAAGGTGAAATAGCTTTAGAAATTATTGAAGATGAAGGTTCATGCTCGCTTTTAGCTTATCCAATGCTAGATAAAATTGTGCCGCATGAAATTCTTAAGCCTGCTTTACCAGAAAAACCTTTAATAGAAATAGTTAAAAACAGAATTTTCTCTAAAATAGTGAAGTTAACATGTATTTTTAATGGAGATTGGGTTAGCGTTAAAACTGTTCAAAAAATTCCTGAAGAAGTTAAATGCCCTAAATGCGGTTCAACGCTTATAGCTGTTTCAAATATAGAAAAAGATTTAGAGAAGATTGCTAAAAAAAAGTTAAGTAAGCATGGTTTAAGCGAAGAAGAAAAGAAAGCTTGGAGTGAGGCTTGGAAAACTGCAAGCTTAATTCAAAACTATGGAAGAAAAGCGGTTATTGTTTTAAGCGCTCATGGGGTAGGCCCTGCTACAGCAATTAGAATTTTAAGGAAGCCTTTAAAAACAGAGGAGGAGTTTTATAGCGAAATTATTAAAGCTGAAAGAGAGTATGCTAGAACAAGAATGTTTTGGGATTAA
- a CDS encoding metallophosphoesterase, which translates to MIKLKLITPFPALILEEGKEKTLVISDLHIGFEASLAKQGIHIPSQTSKMLKLMLKLIKISKPSSIIILGDLKHTIARVEVEERRDIPSFLNEVSMKVENIKLIPGNHDGGVKPLLPSSVEILPSSGFIAQENIALIHGHAWFSLKLLKCKGLIMGHMHPVVAFKDHFGFKSFKQVWVKASFNKINLINVLIKRFKSKLKEDLISSINLSQCLIMPSFNSLLGGQPVNLTWSREENVGKEYIGPLLRSSSINLMDAEVYLLDGSFLGKVSALQI; encoded by the coding sequence TTGATTAAATTGAAGTTAATTACGCCTTTTCCAGCTTTAATTTTAGAGGAAGGTAAAGAAAAAACTTTAGTTATTTCAGATTTGCATATAGGTTTTGAAGCTTCTTTAGCTAAGCAAGGAATTCATATTCCATCTCAAACTTCAAAAATGCTGAAGCTTATGCTTAAGCTAATTAAAATTTCTAAACCTTCCTCCATAATTATTTTAGGCGATTTAAAGCATACGATAGCAAGGGTTGAAGTTGAAGAGCGAAGGGATATTCCATCTTTTCTTAATGAGGTAAGCATGAAAGTTGAAAACATTAAGTTAATTCCTGGAAACCATGATGGAGGCGTTAAACCTTTGCTTCCATCAAGCGTTGAGATTCTTCCTTCCTCAGGTTTTATCGCTCAAGAGAATATAGCGTTAATTCATGGTCACGCTTGGTTTTCTTTAAAATTGCTTAAATGTAAAGGTTTAATCATGGGGCATATGCATCCTGTTGTAGCTTTTAAAGATCATTTCGGTTTTAAATCATTTAAACAAGTATGGGTTAAAGCTTCATTTAATAAAATTAACCTTATTAACGTCTTGATAAAACGTTTTAAGAGTAAATTAAAGGAGGATTTAATTTCTTCAATAAATTTATCTCAATGTTTAATTATGCCTTCTTTTAATTCTCTTTTAGGCGGTCAACCTGTTAATTTAACTTGGAGTAGAGAAGAAAATGTTGGAAAAGAATATATTGGGCCACTTTTAAGATCAAGCAGCATAAACTTAATGGATGCTGAAGTTTACCTTTTAGACGGTTCTTTTCTAGGTAAAGTGTCAGCGCTTCAAATTTAA